In the Haloarcula salinisoli genome, GCTCGCTCAACTGGGCGTCGTCGAGGGCGTCTCCGGGCCGGCCGGTGGCTACGAACCGACCGAGCTGGCCTTCGAGGCGCTCGGACGGGAGCCACTGGACGAGACGGCGGCCGTCACCGTCGCCCACGACTACGAGCGCCTGGACGTGACCGTCGACCGACTCACGTTCACGAGCGTCCACCATCCCGAGAGCTGTCGGGCCGAGTTGCACCTCCAGCAGTCGGTCGCCGACTTCAGCGTCGGGCAGGCCGTCGCCGCGGGACCGCTGCCCCTCTCGGGGCTGGTCGTTGCGGGCACCGTCGAGGCCATCGACGACACGTCGAACACGCTGATTCTGGACATCGCGAAGCTCGAAGCGCCGGTCGAGTCACCGGAGTGAGCGCGCCCGCTTTCGCTACCCGCCGTGTTTTCGGTACCACACCCGCTCGCCGACCGGTGACTCGCCCTCGTCGATATCGAGACGCGAGAGAAAGAGGTCCCTGATAGCGAACGTGACGACCAGTTCGACCGTCTCGCCGTCGGCCGTTGCGACCGTGACCACGCAGTGGCCGTCACGTTCGCCGACAGACTCGATGGTCCCGACCGACCAGCGGTCGACGTGATGGGACGGCTCCCGCGCGTGGATGCGGTCGTGGGCCACTTACCGGCCCCATTCGTAGAACCACCAGACGCTGCCCAGCAGCAGGAGGCCAGCACCGAGGGCGGAGGTCGCGGGTTCAGGGAACACGAACAGAACGAACCCGACGAGCATCATCGTGACCGGCTCGACCTCGTCGAGGTAGTCGCTGAGTACCATACAGGAATCTCGGCCGGCGAGATAAAAAAGCCGTACGCCACTCAGGGTGGGGGCGACTCAGCGTCGTCTCGGGGACGGAACTCGATGGGGAGCTCCTGGACACCGTAGATGAACGCGCTCCGGACCGGCTGGAGCCGCTCACCGCCGGGCCGGACGTCCGCGGTCCGCTCGAAGAGGGCGTTCAGGCCGATTCGAGCCTCCATGCGGGCCAGCGGCGCGCCCAGGCAGTAGTGGGTCCCGCGGCCGAAGCCGAAGTGTGGGTTCGGTGCCCGGTCGACGCGGAACTGGTCGGGCGCGTCGAACACGGCGGGGTCGCGATTGGCCGAGCCGAGCCACGGAACGACGGTGTCGCCTTCCTCGATGCTCATACCCTGGAGCTCAACGTCCCGCGTGGCGATGCGGGCCAGGGCCTGCACCGGCGAGCGGTACCGGAGCACCTCCTCGATGGTGCTCTCTATCGGTGCCTCGCCGGTCCGAACCCGCTCCATCGCCGCCGGGTGAGCGGTCAGACAGCGCATCGCGTTGCCGATGAGGTTCGTCGTGGTGATGTTGCCGGCGACGAGCAACAGCATAC is a window encoding:
- a CDS encoding TrmB family transcriptional regulator, with translation MVQIDLTTSQEQTLTALVNQHRPGEGPVKAQVVADEVDRSLGTIQNQMQRLAQLGVVEGVSGPAGGYEPTELAFEALGREPLDETAAVTVAHDYERLDVTVDRLTFTSVHHPESCRAELHLQQSVADFSVGQAVAAGPLPLSGLVVAGTVEAIDDTSNTLILDIAKLEAPVESPE